A part of Haliotis asinina isolate JCU_RB_2024 chromosome 10, JCU_Hal_asi_v2, whole genome shotgun sequence genomic DNA contains:
- the LOC137298668 gene encoding sodium-dependent multivitamin transporter-like, producing the protein MTSPNHGYGTVDYVVFSLLLLLTLAIGIFFAFRSRRRQTTSDFLLAGRKAPYLPVAMSYLATFESSIMMLGKPSETYVYGVQWFMSSIGFVVAQVFATYMFVPMIYRLSVTSIYEYLEVRFKSRVVRLIGAGLGILQQITYIAIVIFGQALTLEAAVGMTVETSMLLSTVLAVVYTSLGGMKAVIWTDVFQCALMFIGMIAIIIRGCDVVGGGHEVIARSVAGGRINFFNFDPDPTVRHTFWGLFVATIVRESAFVFSQSSVQRVSSTSSETEAKKMILVSTPAFPLMTGLALLMGLVAYAYYDKIQCDPFESRQLSSPNQIILLLVKDLFWDVPGMSGVFLASLFSAALSTISSSMSSFSANMWRDFLQPLLPNLPEKRAVIVAKLSVVACGVLSCAVSYCITSLELTTLPQITFTIFTLTYGPLSGMFLLAALCPWANDKGVVAGVGSSMVLTGWIFIGTTFSKAVKTTPWLPAASTAACVNYTNVFNTTAKNATVFADYVTAITTTPESPMAWKDEVTGVDRLYLLSYTWYGVVAIATVMVMGSIVSLITGGNRDNPVNPSYLATSLGTCCGKHDGQEKPLPTESDAREVTEKPDVGVPSEDHQDPFIKNGSPPQCDTRI; encoded by the exons ATGACGTCTCCTAACCACGGCTACGGCACCGTTGACTACGTGGTCTTCTCCTTGCTTCTACTACTCACACTAGCCATTGGCATCTTCTTCGCTTTTCGATCACGCCGTCGTCAAACAACGTCGGACTTTCTCCTCGCGGGCCGAAAAGCCCCTTACCTTCCAGTAGCGATGTCGTACCTGGCGACGTTCGAGTCGTCCATCATGATGCTGGGCAAACCTTCTGAAACTTATGTGTATGGAGTACAATGGTTCATGTCCTCTATTGGGTTTGTTGTAGCGCAAGTCTTTGCTACTTACATGTTCGTCCCGATGATCTACCGGCTCAGTGTCACAAGTATCTATGAG TACCTGGAAGTGAGGTTCAAGTCGAGAGTGGTTCGACTGATTGGAGCTGGTCTCGGGATCCTGCAGCAG ATCACATACATCGCCATCGTTATCTTTGGTCAGGCTTTGACACTGGAGGCTG CCGTCGGGATGACCGTGGAGACGTCCATGCTGTTGTCGACTGTCCTCGCCGTAGTCTATACCTCCCTG GGGGGGATGAAAGCAGTCATCTGGACGGACGTGTTTCAGTGTGCACTTATGTTCATCGGCATGATCGCCATCATCATTAGA GgatgtgatgttgttggtggtggtcaTGAGGTCATAGCTCGATCAGTCGCTGGTGGCAGAATTAACTTCTTCAA CTTTGACCCCGACCCCACAGTTCGACATACCTTCTGGGGGCTGTTTGTGGCAACAATCGTGAGGGAGTCAGCCTTTGTGTTCAGTCAGTCTTCAGTTCAGAGGGTCAGTTCCACATCGTCTGAGACAGAAGCCAAGAA AATGATTCTGGTGTCCACGCCTGCGTTCCCTCTGATGACGGGGCTGGCTTTGTTGATGGGACTGGTGGCATACGCTTACTATGACAAAATTCAGTGCGATCCTTTTGAGTCGAGGCAGCTGTCTAGCCCTAATCAG ATTATTCTCCTGCTGGTGAAGGATTTGTTCTGGGATGTCCCAGGGATGTCAGGGGTGTTCCTTGCATCTCTGTTCAGCGCCGCTCTAAG TACCATCAGCTCCTCCATGAGTAGTTTCTCTGCGAACATGTGGCGAGACTTTCTCCAACCCTTGCTGCCAAACTTACCCGAGAAGAGAGCGGTCATTGTGGCCAAACTATCAG tggtGGCATGTGGTGTGTTGTCCTGCGCGGTATCCTACTGCATTACATCGCTGGAACTTACAACATTGCCACAG ATCACCTTTACCATATTCACCCTGACATACGGACCCCTGAGTGGAATGTTCCTCTTGGCAGCACTATGTCCTTGGGCAAACGACAAG GGGGTAGTGGCAGGTGTTGGCAGCAGCATGGTGCTCACTGGCTGGATCTTCATAGGAACAACATTCTCAAAGGCAGTCAAGACCACGCCGTGGTTACCGGCCGCTTCCACTGCCGCCTGTGTCAACTACACCAACGTGTTCAATACAACTGCCAAGAACGCGACGGTGTTCGCCGACTACGTTACTGCAATAACAACCACTCCGGAGTCGCCCATGGCGTGGAAAGATGAGGT GACGGGTGTCGATAGACTGTATCTATTGTCATACACATGGTATGGAGTTGTTGCCATAGCAACGGTGATGGTCATGGGTAGCATTGTCAGTCTAATTACAG GTGGCAACAGAGATAATCCCGTTAACCCAAGTTACCTGGCAACGTCTCTAGGCACGTGCTGCGGCAAACATGACGGGCAAGAAAAGCCTTTACCAACAGAATCCGACGCCCGAGAGGTCACGGAAAAG CCGGACGTAGGAGTGCCCAGCGAAGATCACCAGGACCCCTTCATCAAAAATGGGTCGCCCCCTCAGTGTGACACCAGAATATGA